Proteins encoded by one window of Salvia splendens isolate huo1 chromosome 7, SspV2, whole genome shotgun sequence:
- the LOC121742292 gene encoding protein RETICULATA-RELATED 1, chloroplastic-like, translating into MSLCIPAGGFTAPNLHCSSHQRTGRNVALKFTVFANFSPSNKPSLRIAAENPFRIQCAGPDTAKGKTSQLEDFEEPKLDHGGDGGGGGGGEGDDGVGGGEGDDGGGEDEFGPIVNYDEVLMEAESRGVVLPADLIEAAKAEGLRRVFLTRYLDLQSAGWPLGFLMRNFSMLRNRMLADPSFLFKVGTEVVIDSCCATVAEYRKRGKEFWAEFELYMADLLVGIVVDVALVGMLAPYARIGKKQIRGGSGFLGSMQLATAALPSSVFEAERPGVKFSLQQRAASLFYKGVLYGAVGFGCGIIGQGIANTIMTAKRSIKKSEEDIPVPPLIKSAALWGVFLGISSNVRYQIINGLENLVEARIPQVAKPFTVGIRFANNYYGGVQFIEWAKLSGVQ; encoded by the exons ATGTCGCTTTGTATTCCGGCTGGTGGATTCACCGCTCCGAATCTCCACTGCTCATCTCACCAGCGCACGGGCAGAAACGTCGCTCTAAAATTCACCGTTTTCGCCAACTTTTCTCCCTCCAATAAGCCGTCGTTAAGGATCGCCGCCGAGAATCCGTTCCGGATACAGTGCGCCGGTCCGGACACCGCGAAGGGGAAGACTAGTCAGCTGGAGGATTTCGAGGAACCGAAACTCGACCACGGTGGCGAtggtggcggcggtggcggtggagaGGGAGATGACGGCGTAGGTGGTGGAGAGGGAGATGACGGCGGCGGTGAAGATGAGTTCGGTCCGATCGTGAACTACGACGAGGTTTTGATGGAGGCAGAGAGCCGCGGCGTGGTGCTGCCGGCTGATTTGATCGAGGCGGCGAAAGCGGAGGGACTACGGAGGGTTTTTCTCACCAGGTACTTGGATCTTCAG AGTGCCGGCTGGCCGCTAGGGTTTCTGATGAGAAATTTCTCGATGCTGCGGAACCGAATGCTGGCTGATCCATCATTTTTGTTTAAAGTTGGAACAGAG GTAGTAATTGATTCTTGCTGTGCAACTGTTGCTGAATATAGAAAAAGAGGGAAGGAGTTTTGGGCAGAGTTTGAATTGTATATGGCAGATTTGTTAGTGGGTATCGTCGTTGACGTTGCTTTGGTTGGTATGCTGGCCCCATATGCGCGTATAGGCAAGAAACAAATACGCGGTGGAAGTGGCTTTCTTGGGAGTATGCAGCTGGCTACTGCTGCTCTCCCCAGCAG TGTTTTTGAAGCTGAGAGACCAGGAGTTAAATTTTCATTGCAGCAACGAGCTGCTTCATTATTTTACAAG GGCGTATTATATGGCGCAGTTGGTTTTGGATGTGGTATTATCGGCCAAGGCATAGCAAATACGATCATGACTGCTAAAAG GAGCATCAAGAAGTCAGAGGAGGATATACCCGTGCCCCCCTTAATAAAAAGTGCTGCTCTCTGGG GTGTTTTTCTGGGAATTTCCTCAAACGTCCGTTATCAAATTATAAATGGATTGGAAAATCTCGTTGAAGCTCGAATCCCACAGGTTGCCAAGCCTTTCACGGTGGGCATACGGTTCGCCAATAACTATTACGGTGGAGTGCAGTTCATAGAGTGGGCCAAACTGAGCGGGGTTCAATAA